Proteins encoded within one genomic window of Oncorhynchus tshawytscha isolate Ot180627B linkage group LG02, Otsh_v2.0, whole genome shotgun sequence:
- the LOC112266676 gene encoding cytochrome c oxidase subunit 6C-1 → MSLAKPAMRGLLGKRLRFHLPIAFALSLVAAAAFKYGVTEPRKQAYADFYKQYDTTKEFNNMRDAGVFESVRPTGE, encoded by the exons ATGTCTCTGGCTAAGCCTGCAATGCGAGGACTCCTTGGGAAGCGTCTGCGGTTCCATTTGCCCATTGCCTTCGCTCTGTCATTGGTGGCTGCAGCAGCTTTCAAG TATGGTGTAACAGAGCCCAGGAAACAGGCCTATGCCGATTTCTACAAACAATATGACACCACAAAGGAGTTCAACAACATGAGGGACGCTGGCGTTTTTGAAAGTGTCAGGCCAACTGGCGAATAA